The Acyrthosiphon pisum isolate AL4f unplaced genomic scaffold, pea_aphid_22Mar2018_4r6ur Scaffold_7733;HRSCAF=8314, whole genome shotgun sequence region acgtttctttttttttcatttgcaaaTCTATTAATTACTTCTTctatgtttacaataatatctttatGCGTGTGCAATAAAGCCAAGCCAGTCAGCCTATGTTCGCCCATTCGCGATCTCAACCATGTTTTTAATctacaaattaaaaagaaataagcaAACATGCAAAGCATTTTGGAATTTAGATGCAGATATTgtcatcttaaattaaaaagcaaaattttatttttatcattagttATCTAACCTGCGCAAAGTGGAAAAGCTGCGTTCAGCGGAAGCAGTACTAATTGGCAAACTAGCAAGTATAGAAATTAAGGATTTAATTGTTGGGAAGATTATCCCACAACATGCATCCAaagtatcaaaaacatttacTGTGTGCTTACCAGTAtcggtattttcaatttttgtttttttttgggaaCTGTGTAAATCCTTGTCACTACGAAAATAATCACTTATTCGTTTCATACTGATCGatgaatttaacaaattaaaacaaaaccgaaatattcaatattcata contains the following coding sequences:
- the LOC115035082 gene encoding zinc finger MYM-type protein 1-like → MKRISDYFRSDKDLHSSQKKTKIENTDTGKHTVNVFDTLDACCGIIFPTIKSLISILASLPISTASAERSFSTLRRLKTWLRSRMGEHRLTGLALLHTHKDIIVNIEEVINRFANEKKRNVQLLL